The following are from one region of the Cyanobium gracile PCC 6307 genome:
- a CDS encoding PIN domain-containing protein, with protein sequence MAEAAAYVTDLGRKRGLSAEVCAVALLSLLLIVQVVENSVLGSAKEEALARIRDKDDWPALALALQLECAIWTEDQNFFGIGIATWTTNTVERYLES encoded by the coding sequence GTGGCTGAGGCTGCCGCCTACGTGACTGATCTCGGCAGAAAGAGAGGTCTCAGTGCAGAGGTCTGCGCCGTGGCTTTGCTTAGCCTGCTGTTGATTGTCCAGGTTGTGGAGAACAGCGTGCTGGGGTCGGCGAAGGAGGAGGCCTTGGCGAGGATCCGCGACAAGGATGACTGGCCTGCCCTGGCCCTGGCGTTGCAATTGGAATGCGCCATCTGGACGGAGGATCAGAACTTCTTCGGCATCGGTATCGCAACCTGGACCACCAACACGGTGGAGCGTTACCTGGAGAGCTGA
- a CDS encoding prevent-host-death protein — protein sequence MATRIGIRELRSRLASHLESTTPIEVTRHGRTIGLYVPLPQQGNLSDREKVLEAGRLMQAELDRLGLSEDELSADFKAWRKGHREQPSA from the coding sequence GTGGCGACCCGTATTGGGATCCGTGAACTCAGGTCCAGGCTGGCCTCCCATCTGGAATCGACCACGCCGATTGAGGTGACCCGCCATGGCCGCACCATTGGCCTCTACGTGCCCTTGCCCCAGCAAGGCAACCTGAGTGATCGGGAGAAAGTGTTGGAGGCTGGCCGGCTGATGCAGGCTGAACTGGACCGTCTCGGGCTCAGCGAAGACGAGCTCAGTGCCGACTTCAAGGCCTGGCGGAAGGGGCACCGTGAGCAGCCATCGGCCTGA